The following nucleotide sequence is from Trifolium pratense cultivar HEN17-A07 linkage group LG2, ARS_RC_1.1, whole genome shotgun sequence.
TCATCTTTCATAGATAGGTATTATTTTGTGAGTCCCTTGAATCAGGTTGCTCACAATATGTTGTGTGTTGTTTCTCATATGGATGATGAAGGGTTTTCTTTGGACGTTAAGGTCTATCAAGACTTGTTTCACAAGTTTTGGAACCGTGCTCATTACTCTTTCACTTGTTTCACAAGACTTGTtcctcctttttttttacacaataatATTTGGTAGATAGATAAAATGACAATAGTCATTTAAAAATCATACATACTATAAATGAAGAACATGAAGTTCGAATTTCAATCACAATtaataatttcaacatttttacTAGTTGAACTaagatttataaaataattaattagttatTACTGTAATTCATATCTATAtgcatatatttataaatatatagtaaaaaaaatcatatattaatattacttatttactcttgtaaaaaaagtaatatatctttgatcaataaaaaattaatatatcatttAACATATATTTTGACCATGTACATTATTTAATCttgtaaaaatgatttttaataatactaAAAAACGAGAATTAGAAGAAAGGTAGCAATCAATAGGTTTGAAAACAGAGCaagtatattaattaatatcgTTATGGTTTGAAAACAGAGCAAGTATATTAACTAATATCTTTATCAATACTTTTCAATCTATTTTCTCTATATAGTGTATTATAAAGTATGGTTAATCATACCAACTTAGTGGTTCATGCTCTATTGTAAGAGATTTTGACACGTTAAGCAAGTAAATATAAGTTTTATCATCAACTCTTTTGCATGAAAAAAATTGGGTAAAAATTTaactaagataaaaaaaatctatattgtGAGTCGAATAGGTTTTTTCATACAGagaataattattaataaacggccatgtatatattatgtaagaataatgctagcaacacactctttaacaaacacactccaacacactctcttttattggttgaaattcacatgatGATTGGGATGTGGATGTAACCATTTGATGTTAGAATTGATCTCTGGACTAGATTAAGCGGTTCAATGAGCCGAATATTGGTGGCGAAAAAAACGGAGAATAAACTGCGCCGCTAATCCTTTTTTGaataacaaaatcaattttcttaaaaaaaaaactacattcatAATTCTAGAGGATACAATATTGTTATTCATAATCTGTTGAGCTCCTTGTAGAAGACTCACAGCTTCTGGTGCTAGGAATCCAAAAAAGTCAAATGCAAATGGTATGAAAACATGTTAATTGTAAGAATATGTTTTCTTATGTTTGACCACTTTACTTAAGCAGCTTTAAAGATTATTTGTCCATAATAAATGTCACAACTCTCATATAATGAGTGGTGAAACTTCAATCAAATTCTATTTAATGTataagccacgtcagcaaatttgcacaatcacatgtcctgctgtacacacagggggcaaaatgagtgaatctattttttgtagtggggtaaacagaaaaaaaatctgcataggggggtaaacaaaaatttgcttattttacaGAGGGTAAATAATCATTTACcctaatttatattatagatccGGAgttatatttcttatatttgagATTTGAGATTGGAGGAATTTcttatataacatttttattaaaaaaagtgcTGTCAATGATAGAAATAAAGACACATCCCTTTCTCTTTGTGTATCtaatttttcctttattttctttctatctGTCTTTTTATGCACTTGGAGTTGGGGGTATGCGCGTGTCCAACTATCAAACTACAACTACCTCCTTCCTACCTATCTACCCTGCACACTCTTTCAATGCTCTCCTCTCCTCTCCTCTCATTAGCCGCCCCCAACCCCTCCTTTCTTTTATATaaatcatcatatatatatactcttcttttctctcttatAGTATTCTCTACAACAACATCacacacaaaaaacaaacaacatcATAACAAGACACAATCCTCATTTCTCAAATTACTAGGAACAAAATCTAATGGCACCTTCTTTTGACATAACAAGTCATACAGTTTGTGTCATGGATGCTTCTGGCCAATTAGGCTTTAGCCTTGTTCAAAGACTCCTTCAAAGAGGTTACACAGTTCATGCCTCCGTTCAAAAATATGGTATGTATCCGTGTAATCTTTAtctgaataactgatgtatctggtctataattCAGTCAGCTGAAACTGAAACTGTTCTGTTTTTTATATGCAGAGGAAGATCTATTCAATGGAATTTCAGTTAATTCAGATAAACTCAAGATTTTTGAATCAGACCCTTTTGATTATCATAGCATAATTGATGCTCTTAGAGGCTGTTCTGGTTTGTTCTACTCATTTGAACCTCCTCTTGATCAACCCAATTATGATGTAAGCAAAACACCTTTTTCTAACTTCTTgttctttttgtttgttttttctctctatttctCAACAACAAATTTGAGtcagataattttttatattatgaaaCAAATTAAACCAGTGGTTATGTTACAAAgttttatatttacaataaagCATATGGGACCAAGTTCATGAAACTTAGAAGTACTTGTATAATAGTAGTATATTCAACTTATTGAACATGTCttgcaataaaaaaattatataatattattgatgatGTGATAATAGTTGAAGAGTTAATGCATGAATTTTCTGTTGTTGATAGTTGTTAGGTAAGATGAAAAAGTAGAGTTTCTTTGCATTagtattttaagaaaaaaagtaaaCTCTATTTATTGGTGCACGTGGTAGGCACCATTTGCCTGAgtttaattttcacttacttGTTCCCTCTAATTTCTTCTACTTCTGGCTGTGTGCTGGAAGTTCAATTCAAACCCTTCTTCGTACGCCAAGACTATGACAACTAAGCAAATTTAACAATTTTGGTTTGgagtttttttgttacaagaatTTGGTTTGGAGTTTATGATTCATTTGTTAATGTCACAGTCCTTGACCAAATATGTCATAGTCATTTGAGCTGTTTAATTTTTCAATCATGTGCTTATTATTTTTCTGGTATTATTGTATAAGTATATGATCATATCAACATTATCTACTCTATAATATAGTAGGAGTATTAATCAATCATGATGGaaatttttatactatttgCACGCAATGTGGAGCACATGCAAATATGgttcaaatttttttacaataatttctCTGatctcaaatataaataaaaattcattttttaagtttattgaagTACTTCAATTATTTGGTCAACATTTTAGACCAAATACTTCAATTATTAAACGAATCTAAATAAAGTATCTAGACATAGAATCTTTGCTTAACTGAGGAGAATAACTTGTATTTTCTCCTtgattataaataaaagttaatttttcaaattcattaaataactaatatatcttGTCAATATTATAGACTAAGATACGTCAGTTATtgaataaatctaaaaaataatagatCAAATACATCCGCGAGAGtagtatataaatttaattttgtgtCAATCATAGCAGAATCTTTTGTATGTAGATTttaagtaataatttatttatttatcaaaattgcaaTATGAATTTGCATCTTCATGTCAGAATCTTTTGTAagtagatttatttatttaaaataaaatattttccttAGGATATTCGCATCTTATTTGCTGTTACAAGAGTTGACCAAagaaaagtttttatttttcctttattgaaaacaatttttgtatgaaatttaatttaaaaaatacacGTGGTAGTGATAAATTAATTGATGATGACATATCTTTTGAAAATGAGCAGGAATATATGGCTGACGTGGAAGTTAGAGCAGCACACAACGTGCTTGAAGCTTGTGCTCAAACAGAAACTATTGATAAAGTTGTTTTCACATCTTCAGCAACTGCTGTTGTTTGGAGGGAGGATCGTAAAACCATTGAACCTGAAATTGATGAAATTCATTGGAGTGATGTCAATTTCTGTCGCAAATTTAAGGTACATAATAATACACTACTTTAATTCATGCAAATTGGATTTAGATTATGTGCAATACATAGTCAAAATACATTTAAGTTGTTCGATTGAGATCAAATCGtccaaatttcaaaacaaattttaaaaaaattcaatgtaacattcaaaatttgaaatttgaactttTGTTCAAATGATCAGACACTTGAAATATTGTTGACTGCATGCAGTTATGAATGCTATCGAGTACTCTAAATCTTTGACAAATAAATGATTACACAATTGAATTGAATAGTAAAAGTGCATAATTGATTGAACTGTACAAACAAACAGCTATGGCATGGGATGTCAAAGACATTATCAGAGAAAACAGCGTGGGCCTTAGCAATGGACAGAGGTGTGAATATGGTGTCAATAAACGCTGGACTATTGATGACTCATGATCTTACCATCAAACACCCTTACTTGAGAGGTGCTGCTGAAATGTACGAGGATGGTGTCTTTGTGACCGTTGATTTAGGATTCTTGGTGGATACCCATATTTGTGTATACGAGGATGTTTCATCGTTCGGTCGTTATTTGTGCTTCAATCATATTATTAATACTCAAGACGACGCCGTTCAACTTGCACAAAAATTAGCTCCTACCGCATCTTCTTCCTTACCCCAAAGGTATGAATGAATTCAAGGATGGATGTTTTAGTTAATTAATCAtaatagatttttattttattttactatatgGACAAATAATTTAACTGAACTTCTTTTTTATCTTGTGCAGTGATGATTATGGTAAAATTTTCATTGAACAAAAAATAAGCAACAAGAAGGTGAACAAATTGATGGTGGACTTTGAGGCTTAACTTCAATGATAAATGGTGGTCTTTTTGGACAGTTATTATTAGAGCAATAACACCTTAGTTGTTCTTCTGCGGGAAAATCATATTCATATGTACAATGTTACAAAAATTGTGTATATGTATGCCGACATGTTATATACAACAAATTAATGTTCTttcaatcaatcaattaataaattatttatttattctaataGGAAAATACGAAATAATTGTCTGGTTTTTTTAATTCtagttgttttctttttcataaaatgtttttgtgAATTCAAACAAATCACATAAAGAATAATGATGTGTGAGACAAAATCAATGACGCTCAAACTATACAGGCCAAAACGCCAAACAATAATAATTAGCAATATATGTGTAAACAATTTCAATCAAgccaaaaaaaaagtgagtagaaggaacaaaaatataagattGTTTAAGCGGTTCGGCCCAAGGTTGACTTATATATGGAGGAGAGAGCAACTCTCCGATCCATTATCAATGAGTCTTTACAAAACTACACTTTAGGGGCGCCTCACTAAGTCCGACCTACTATAAATCATGTCATACATGATACTTTCAAGCTCATTTGTAGAGGCAGTACTCTCAATATTCTTCCCCTCTTCCTTGAATTTAGGAGATTGCATAACCAATAACTTTGTGTAATGATCCAAAGGAGTGCCACCCATTTTAGCATCTAGCATTCTAAACCTTTCAAGTAACTATATTGAGATGAGAACATTTCACTTTAGTCCTGGTTCCTCACAATATCCATTACAGGTATCCTCTTAACAACGCCAAGAtctttcatctcaaattcaACATTAGTTTC
It contains:
- the LOC123909627 gene encoding cinnamoyl-CoA reductase-like SNL6, whose product is MAPSFDITSHTVCVMDASGQLGFSLVQRLLQRGYTVHASVQKYEEDLFNGISVNSDKLKIFESDPFDYHSIIDALRGCSGLFYSFEPPLDQPNYDEYMADVEVRAAHNVLEACAQTETIDKVVFTSSATAVVWREDRKTIEPEIDEIHWSDVNFCRKFKLWHGMSKTLSEKTAWALAMDRGVNMVSINAGLLMTHDLTIKHPYLRGAAEMYEDGVFVTVDLGFLVDTHICVYEDVSSFGRYLCFNHIINTQDDAVQLAQKLAPTASSSLPQSDDYGKIFIEQKISNKKVNKLMVDFEA